One stretch of Schistocerca nitens isolate TAMUIC-IGC-003100 chromosome 11, iqSchNite1.1, whole genome shotgun sequence DNA includes these proteins:
- the LOC126212592 gene encoding spidroin-1-like translates to MRRRQGEEGKEKKARRRRQGEEGKEKKARRRRQGEEGKEKKARRRRQGEEGNEKKATRRRQREEGNEKKARRRRQGEEGKEKKARRRRQGEEGKEKKARRRRQGEEGNEKRGRGEGARRGGEERGRGEGARRGGEERGRGEGARRGGEERGRGEGARRGGEERGRGEGARRGGEERGRGEGARRGGEERGRGEGARRGGEERGRGEGARRGGEERGRGEGARRGGEERGRGEGARRGGEERGRGEGARRGGEERGRGEGARRGGEERGRGEGARRGGEERGRGEGARRGGEERGRGEGARRGGEERGRGEGARRGGEERGRGEGARRGGEERGRGEGARRGGEERGRGEGARRGGEERGRGEGARRGGEERGRGEGARRGGEERGRGEGARRGGEERGRGEGARRGGEERGRGEGARRGGEERGRGEGARRGGEERGRGEGARRGGEERGRGEGARRGGEERGRGEGARRGGEERGRGEGARRGGEERGRGEGARRGGEERGRGEGARRGGEERGRGEGARRGGEERGRGEGARRGGEERGRGEGARRGGEERGRGEGARRGGEERGRGEGARRGGEERGRGEGARRGGEERGRGEGARRGGEERGEERGRGEGRGEGRGEGARRGARRGARRGARRGARRGARRGGEERGRGEGARRGGEERGEERGEERGEERGEERGEERGEERGRGEGARRGGEERGRGEGARRGGEERGRGEGARRGGEERGRGEGARRGGEERGRGEGARRGGEERGRGEGARRGGEERGRGEGARRGGEERGRGEGARRGGEERGRGEGARRGGEERGRGEGARRGGEERGRGEGARRGGEERGRGEGARRGGEERGRGEGARRGGEERGRGEGARRGAGNTDDDDDDDDDKVQNNTDDP, encoded by the exons atgagaagaaggcaaggagaagaaggcaaggagaagaaggcaaggagaagaaggcaaggagaagaaggcaaggagaagaaggcaaggagaagaaggcaaggagaagaaggcaaggagaagaaggcaaggagaagaaggcaaggagaagaaggcaacgagaagaaggcaacgagaagaaggcaacgagaagaaggcaacgagaagaaggcaaggagaagaaggcaaggagaagaaggcaaggagaagaaggcaaggagaagaaggcaaggagaagaaggcaaggagaagaaggcaaggagaagaaggcaaggagaagaaggcaatgagaag agggggcgaggagagggggcgaggagagggggcgaggagagggggcgaggagagggggcgaggagagggggcgaggagagggggcgaggagagggggcgaggagagggggcgaggagagggggcgaggagagggggcgaggagagggggcgaggagagggggcgaggagagggggcgaggagagggggcgaggagagggggcgaggagagggggcgaggagagggggcgaggagagggggcgaggagagggggcgaggagagggggcgaggagagggggcgaggagagggggcgaggagagggggcgaggagagggggcgaggagagggggcgaggagagggggcgaggagagggggcgaggagagggggcgaggagagggggcgaggagagggggcgaggagagggggcgaggagagggggcgaggagagggggcgaggagagggggcgaggagagggggcgaggagagggggcgaggagagggggcgaggagagggggcgaggagagggggcgaggagagggggcgaggagagggggcgaggagagggggcgaggagagggggcgaggagagggggcgaggagagggggcgaggagagggggcgaggagagggggcgaggagagggggcgaggagagggggcgaggagagggggcgaggagagggggcgaggagagggggcgaggagagggggcgaggagagggggcgaggagagggggcgaggagagggggcgaggagagggggcgaggagagggggcgaggagagggggcgaggagagggggcgaggagagggggcgaggagagggggcgaggagagggggcgaggagagggggcgaggagagggggcgaggagagggggcgaggagagggggcgaggagagggggcgaggagagggggcgaggagagggggcgaggagagggggcgaggagagggggcgaggagagggggcgaggagagggggcgaggagagggggcgaggagagggggcgaggagagggggcgaggagagggggcgaggagagggggcgaggagagggggcgaggagagggggcgaggagagggggcgaggagagggggcgaggagagggggcgaggagagggggcgaggagagggggcgaggagagggggcgaggagagggggcgaggagagggggcgaggagagggggcgaggagagggggcgaggagagggggcgaggagagggggcgaggagagggggcgaggagagggggcgaggagagggggcgaggagagggggcgaggagagggggcgaggagagggggcgaggagagggggcgaggagagggggcgaggagagggggcgaggagagggggcgaggagagggggcgaggagagggggcgaggagagggggcgaggagagggggcgaggagagggggcgaggagagggggcgaggagagggggcgaggagagggggcgaggagagggggcgaggagagggggcgaggagaggggcgaggagagggggcgaggagaggggcgaggagaggggcgaggagagggggcgaggagaggggcgaggagaggggcgaggagaggggcgaggagaggggcgaggagaggggcgaggagagggggcgaggagagggggcgaggagagggggcgaggagagggggcgaggagaggggcgaggagaggggcgaggagaggggcgaggagaggggcgaggagaggggcgaggagaggggcgaggagagggggcgaggagagggggcgaggagagggggcgaggagagggggcgaggagagggggcgaggagagggggcgaggagagggggcgaggagagggggcgaggagagggggcgaggagagggggcgaggagagggggcgaggagagggggcgaggagagggggcgaggagagggggcgaggagagggggcgaggagagggggcgaggagagggggcgaggagagggggcgaggagagggggcgaggagagggggcgaggagagggggcgaggagagggggcgaggagagggggcgaggagagggggcgaggagagggggcgaggagagggggcgaggagagggggcgaggagagggggcgaggagagggggcgaggagagggggcgaggagagggggcgaggagagggggcgaggagagggggcgaggagagggggcgaggagagggggcgaggagagggggcgaggagagggggcgaggagagggggcgaggagagggggcgaggagagggggcgaggagagggggcgaggagagggg